One Anguilla rostrata isolate EN2019 chromosome 15, ASM1855537v3, whole genome shotgun sequence genomic window carries:
- the kpna3 gene encoding importin subunit alpha-4 has product MAESAGLENHRIKSFKNKGRDVETMRRHRNEVTVELRKNKRDEHLLKKRNVPQEESLEDSDVDADFKGQNVTLDAILQVRFVFCPADSLVFSCRKLLSSDRNPPIDDLIKSGILPILVKCLERDDNPSLQFEAAWALTNIASGTSAQTQAVVKSNAVPLFLRLLHSPHQNVCEQAVWALGNIIGDGPQCRDYVISLGVVKPLLSFINPSIPITFLRNVTWVIVNLCRNKDPPPPMETVQEILPALCVLIYHTDINILVDTVWALSYLTDGGNEQIQMVIDSGVVPFLVPLLSHQEVKVQTAALRAVGNIVTGTDEQTQVVLNCDVLSHFPNLLTHPKEKINKEAVWFLSNITAGNQQQVQAVIDARLIPMVIHQLAKGDFGTQKEAAWAISNLTISGRKDQVEYLVQQNVIPPFCNLLSVKDSQVVQVVLDGLKNILIMAGEEASTIAEIIEECGGLEKIENLQQHENEDIYKLAFEIIDQYFSGDDIDEDPSLIPEATQGGTFNFDPASNLQTKEFKF; this is encoded by the exons ATGGCAGAAAGCGCCGGCTTGGAGAACCATCGCATCAAGAGCTTTAAAAACAAGGGGCGCGATGTCGAG ACTATGAGAAGACATCGGAATGAAGTGACTGTAGAGCTGAGGAAG AACAAGAGAGATGAGCACCTACTGAAGAAGCGCAACGTACCCCAGGAGGAGAGCCTGGAAGACTCCGATGTAGACGCTGATTTCAAAGGG cAAAACGTAACACTAGATGCAATCTTACAGGTACGTTTC GTTTTCTGTCCGGCTGACTCTCTGGTCTTCTCTTGCAGAAAATTACTCTCCAGCGACAGAAACCCCCCCATCGATGACTTGATAAAGTCTGGGATCCTCCCCATCCTGGTGAAATGCCTGGAGAGGGATGACAA TCCTTCCTTGCAGTTTGAAGCTGCCTGGGCACTGACCAACATTGCGTCCGGGACCTCTGCACAGACCCAGGCTGTGGTTAAATCCA ATGCTGTTCCTTTGTTCCTGCGGCTGCTTCACTCTCCACATCAGAATGTGTGTGAACAGGCTGTGTGGGCCCTGGGCAACATTATCG GCGACGGGCCGCAGTGCCGAGATTATGTCATCTCCCTGGGCGTGGTCAAACCCCTGCTGTCCTTCATCAATCCCTCCATTCCCATCACCTTCCTCCGCAATGTCACCTGGGTCATCGTCAACCTGTGCAGGAACAAAGACCCGCCCCCGCCCATGGAAACCGTGCAGGAG atcctgCCAGCCCTGTGTGTGCTCATATACCACACTGATATCAAT ATCTTGGTGGATACAGTGTGGGCTCTCTCGTACCTGACGGACGGAGGGAACGAACAGATCCAGATGGTCATCGACTCGGGCGTCGTCCCCTTCCTTGTTCCTCTGCTCAGTCACCaagaggtcaaagttcag acgGCTGCTCTGCGGGCGGTAGGCAACATTGTGACGGGGACGGACGAGCAGACGCAGGTGGTGCTGAACTGCGACGTCCTGTCCCACTTCCCCAACCTGCTCACACACCCCAAGGAGAAGATCAACAAG GAGGCGGTGTGGTTCCTCTCCAATATCACTGCAGGGAACCAGCAGCAGGTCCAGGCTGTGATTGATGCAAGACTCATCCCTATGGTCATCCATCAGTTAGCCAAG gggGACTTTGGTACGCAGAAAGAAGCTGCTTGGGCCATCAGTAACTTGACAATAAGTGGGAGGAAAGACCAG GTGGAGTACCTAGTTCAGCAGAACGTCATCCCGCCCTTCTGCAACCTGCTGTCAGTCAAAGACTCTCAGGTGGTCCAGGTGGTCCTGGACGGGCTGAAAAACATCCTGATCATGGCGGGCGAGGAGGCCAGCACTATCGCTGAAATCATCGAGGAGTGCGGAG GTCTGGAGAAAATAGAAAACCTTCAGCAGCACGAAAACGAGGATATCTACAAGCTGGCGTTTGAAATCATCGATCAGTACTTTTCAGGGGACGAT ATCGACGAGGATCCCAGCCTCATCCCAGAGGCCACGCAGGGCGGAACCTTCAACTTTGACCCCGCCTCCAACCTGCAGACCAAGGAGTTCAAGTTCTAA